A genome region from Microcella alkaliphila includes the following:
- a CDS encoding restriction endonuclease, whose amino-acid sequence MTELTSRERSVKLAAENEGRRFADAAIAAGDWDDEDGAIAGRMVETARRLADGAYFRTGTWLAAAIVAFMAAFLVPDLGWLVALTAVALGVVWIVLTVRRAKAVPALYEKAYYWGMASVREHFAARLEQLQTERRVEREAEQARLRALREAHLAERRRAAEAAGVAVGDLRGPEPQPFGVSPQGAERLVAQWMRSLGDVTADVTQYTSDGGIDVASQDYIAQVKHYTGMVGVGEVRELAGVASTDHRTALFFTSTGYAAGAIEFADRAGVALFVYSAEEGTLRPVNELAAQFYASGL is encoded by the coding sequence CGAGAACGAGGGGCGACGTTTCGCCGACGCTGCGATCGCGGCCGGCGACTGGGATGACGAGGACGGCGCCATCGCCGGCCGAATGGTGGAGACGGCGCGGCGGCTCGCGGACGGCGCCTACTTCCGAACCGGCACGTGGCTGGCGGCGGCGATCGTCGCGTTCATGGCGGCGTTCCTGGTGCCGGATCTCGGGTGGCTGGTTGCGCTCACGGCAGTGGCACTCGGCGTGGTGTGGATCGTGCTCACCGTTCGCCGCGCCAAGGCGGTTCCCGCCCTGTACGAGAAGGCGTACTACTGGGGTATGGCGAGCGTGCGCGAGCACTTCGCGGCACGCCTTGAGCAGCTGCAAACCGAACGTCGTGTGGAGCGGGAGGCGGAGCAGGCCCGGCTTCGCGCTCTTCGCGAAGCGCATCTGGCGGAACGTCGCCGCGCTGCGGAAGCTGCCGGTGTCGCCGTCGGTGATCTGAGGGGCCCGGAGCCGCAACCGTTCGGGGTGTCGCCGCAGGGCGCCGAGCGGCTTGTCGCGCAGTGGATGCGGTCGCTTGGCGATGTCACCGCGGACGTCACGCAGTACACGTCCGATGGCGGCATCGACGTCGCCTCCCAGGATTACATCGCCCAGGTGAAGCACTACACCGGCATGGTTGGCGTCGGCGAGGTCCGCGAACTTGCCGGCGTCGCCTCTACCGATCACCGCACGGCATTGTTCTTCACGTCGACCGGATACGCCGCCGGCGCGATCGAGTTCGCCGACAGAGCTGGCGTCGCCCTGTTCGTCTACAGCGCCGAAGAAGGCACCCTGCGGCCGGTCAACGAGCTCGCAGCTCAGTTCTACGCATCGGGGCTCTGA